One Marinibacterium anthonyi genomic region harbors:
- a CDS encoding putative enoyl-[acyl-carrier-protein] reductase II: protein MAAWHRDDTHLPAPLRGLRLPLVASPMFIISGPELVIAQCKAGIIGSFPALNAREAEGEPPLLDNWLTRITEELDRHNQANPDHPAAPFAVNQIVHRSNARLERDLEICVRHKVPIWITSLGARVEVNEAAHSCGGITLHDVINNTFAKKAIDKGADGLIAVAAGAGGHAGMQSPFALIREIRGWFDGPLLLSGAIASGAALLAARALGADFGYAGSPFIATHEANADAAYKQMIVDSGAEDIVYSSLFTGVHGNYLKGSVRAAGMDPDNLPSAEASSMNFGVGSSKPKAWKTIWGSGQGIGDVTAVVDTADLVDRIDGEYRAAGARLAAEFRDS, encoded by the coding sequence ATGGCCGCCTGGCACCGCGACGACACCCATCTGCCCGCGCCTTTGCGCGGGCTCCGGCTGCCGCTGGTGGCCTCGCCCATGTTCATCATTTCCGGTCCCGAACTGGTCATCGCCCAGTGCAAGGCCGGCATCATCGGATCCTTCCCCGCGTTGAACGCGCGCGAGGCCGAAGGCGAGCCGCCGCTGCTGGACAACTGGCTGACCCGCATCACCGAGGAACTTGACCGCCACAACCAGGCCAACCCCGATCACCCGGCCGCACCTTTCGCCGTCAACCAGATCGTGCACCGGTCGAACGCGCGGCTGGAGCGGGATCTTGAGATCTGCGTCAGGCACAAGGTGCCGATCTGGATCACCTCGCTGGGTGCCCGGGTCGAGGTCAACGAGGCCGCGCATTCCTGCGGCGGCATCACGCTGCACGACGTGATCAACAACACCTTCGCGAAAAAGGCCATCGACAAGGGCGCCGACGGTCTGATCGCCGTGGCGGCCGGCGCCGGGGGCCATGCCGGCATGCAATCGCCCTTTGCCCTGATCCGCGAGATCCGGGGATGGTTCGACGGCCCGCTGCTGCTGTCGGGCGCCATCGCATCCGGCGCGGCGCTGCTGGCCGCGCGCGCTTTGGGCGCCGATTTCGGGTATGCCGGATCGCCCTTCATCGCCACGCACGAGGCCAATGCCGATGCCGCCTACAAGCAAATGATCGTCGACAGCGGGGCGGAGGATATCGTTTATTCCTCGCTGTTTACGGGCGTTCACGGGAATTACCTGAAAGGATCGGTCAGGGCGGCGGGAATGGATCCCGACAACCTGCCCTCGGCGGAAGCGTCATCGATGAACTTTGGCGTAGGGTCATCGAAACCCAAGGCCTGGAAGACGATCTGGGGTTCGGGCCAGGGGATCGGCGATGTGACGGCGGTGGTGGATACAGCCGACCTGGTCGACCGGATCGACGGCGAATACCGGGCCGCCGGCGCGCGGCTGGCGGCCGAGTTCAGGGACAGCTGA
- a CDS encoding bifunctional RNase H/acid phosphatase, translating to MPELIVIRHGQASFGSAEAAGYDRLSPLGEDQARMVGAALKASGLRPDRLVTGSLARQKETMALMGFGDEVEEHAGFNEYDFHDLLKVRFNGEVPAEVVGDRRAHFRNLRDTLKIWQQGGLDGARESWTDYIARVDAARAHATRPGAERVLAVSSGGTIGRLVAQAIQAPDEMMITLNLQVKNTSITRFIFNDKGRFFLNEFNATPHFLEARAARHMTYS from the coding sequence ATGCCCGAGCTGATCGTCATCCGACACGGCCAGGCGTCCTTTGGGTCGGCCGAGGCCGCCGGCTATGACCGGCTGTCGCCGCTGGGGGAGGACCAGGCGCGCATGGTCGGTGCGGCGCTGAAGGCCTCGGGGCTCAGGCCCGACCGGCTGGTGACCGGCAGCCTGGCCCGCCAGAAGGAGACGATGGCGCTGATGGGGTTCGGCGACGAGGTCGAGGAACACGCGGGCTTCAACGAATACGATTTCCACGACCTGCTGAAGGTGCGGTTCAACGGCGAGGTCCCCGCCGAGGTGGTCGGCGACCGGCGCGCCCATTTCCGGAACCTGCGGGACACGCTGAAGATCTGGCAGCAGGGCGGTCTGGACGGGGCGCGCGAAAGCTGGACGGATTACATCGCCCGGGTCGACGCCGCGCGCGCCCATGCCACGCGGCCGGGGGCCGAACGCGTGCTGGCAGTGTCCTCGGGCGGGACCATCGGGCGGTTGGTGGCGCAGGCCATCCAGGCGCCGGACGAAATGATGATCACGCTGAACCTGCAGGTCAAGAACACCTCGATCACACGGTTCATCTTTAACGACAAGGGGCGGTTTTTCCTGAATGAATTCAACGCCACACCGCATTTCCTTGAGGCCCGTGCCGCCCGGCACATGACCTATAGCTGA